TTTTGGCTGCGGAACATCCTTCTAATGTTGAAGAATTGATCAATTTCTCTAATGAAAATCAACTGGAGAACCTGATCGTTGTGGATAACACTGCAAGTAAGGATTTTGTGAAAAACTATCACGCTTTGGCAGAAAACGGGTTTGATCTGGTTTCATCCAACAAAATTTTCAATACCCTTCCTATTGAGGAGTACAGAAAACTAAGATATACGTTGAGTAAAAATAACAGACGTTATCTGTATGAAACTAATGTAGGAGCTGGTCTTCCGTTAATTGATACCATCAAATTATTACACCTTTCAGGAGAAAATATCACCAGAATCAAAGGCGTATTCTCAGGAACATTGAGCTATGTTTTCAATAATTTTTCCTTGAGAGACGATAAATTTTCAACCATCATCAACGAAGCGTTGGAAAAAGGGTACACAGAACCGGATCCAAGAGAAGATTTATCCGGAAATGATGTGGCAAGAAAGTTATTAATTCTGGCAAGAGAACTGGACTTAATCAATGAATTTGGAGATATCAATATCCAAAATCTGGTTCCTGAAAGCCTACTTGAAGTTTCAAAATCAGAATTCCTTTCAAGATTGGATGAATTGGATGAAGAATACCAGAAAATTAAAGAAAATCAGGAGCCTGGTCATGTACTGAGATATGTAGGTGATTTACATGGTGATCTGCAGAAAGACAAAGGAGAACTGGATGTGAAACTGATTTCTGTTCCTGCAACTTCAGCATTAGGTCAGTTGAAAGGTTCAGATTCCATCTTTGAAATTTATACAGAAAGTTACGGAGAAAATCCGATTGTGATCATGGGAGCCGGAGCCGGAGCACAGGTAACAGCAAGAGGGGTATTCGGGGATATTTTAAGAGTAAGTGAAACGAAATAATAATTTAATATAACAATCTAATAATGTATCAGTTTACCAATAATTGGTGCCGTTATTCTGAGCAAAGCGAAGAATCTCATTGTTACATTGTTAGACTGCTATATTGGTAAATTAATTAAAACTATATGGAAAATTTTGAAACATCAGCAATAAGAACCCAGACTGAAAGATCTCAGTTTGATGAGCATTCTACGCCATTATATCTTACTTCCAGTTTTATATTCCAGGATGCAGAGGATATGAGAGCAAGCTTTGCCGAAGAAAAACCTAAAAACCTATACAGCCGTTTTTCCAATCCCAATGTAACAGAGTTTACAGATAAAATAGCTAAAATGGAAGGGGCAGAAGCAGGATATGCCTTTGCGACGGGAATGGCAGCCATCTATTCTACATTTGCTGCCCTACTGAATGCCGGAGATCATATCGTAAGCTGCCAGTCGGTTTTTGGATCTACACACACATTGTTTACCAAATATTTCCCGAAATGGAATATTGAAACTACTTATTTCAAAGCAGGAGATGCTGAGAATGTTGAACAATATATTAAACCCAATACAAAGATCTTATATCTTGAAACGCCTACCAATCCGGCTATTGAAATTTTGGATCTGGAGTTCTTCGGGCAGATTGCAAAAAAACATAATCTTATCTTTATTGTAGATAACTGTTTTGCAACACCTTACCTTCAGCAACCGATTAAATATGGTGCAGATATTGTTGTACACTCCGCAACAAAACTGATTGACGGACAGGGAAGAGTGTTAGGAGGAATAGCAGTAGGAAAAGAAGACCTGATCAGAGAAATTTATCTTTTCGCAAGAAATACCGGGCCTGCATTGTCTCCTTTTAATGCATGGGTATTATCAAAAAGTCTGGAAACATTGTCTATTCGTGTAGAAAAACACTGTGAGAATGCATTGAAAGTAGCAGAGTTTTTAGAAAGCCATCCCAACGTAGAATTAGTAAAATATCCATTCCTGAAATCTCACCCGAGTTATGAAGTAGCCAAAAAGCAGATGAAACTTGGAGGAAATATCGTAGCATTTGAAATCAAAGGCGGAATAGAGGGCGGAAGAAACTTTTTAGATAAGATACAAATGTGCTCACTGTCCGCTAACTTAGGTGATACAAGAACGATCGTTACCCATCCGGCATCTACAACCCACTCCAAACTTTCAGACGAAGAACGAAATGAAGTAGGGATTACGGCAGGATTGGTTCGTTGCTCTGTAGGGCTGGAAAATGTAGAGGATATCATAGCAGACTTGAAACAGGCTTTAGACTAATTAATCGTTCACAGTTTATAGAGCCAAATGGATAGAGACTACACAGAATTAGTAATTTGGAGAGAAGGAAGACAGTTGGTTAATCTAGCTTATATTCTTACTGCAAATTTTCCTAAAGAAGAATTATTGGCTTTAACGAGTCACATAAGAAGAATGGTAACTTCAGTTTCGTTCAATATAACGGAAGGAAGTAGAAGACAGGCTTCTGAAGATACTTTACAGTGTCTGCATACTGCCGGGAAATCTCTTTATAAACTGGAAACTCAATTCCATTTGGCTTTAGACCAACACTATATTTCTAAAGAAGATTTTGAAATAATCAATAAAAAAATCCTCTTATGTAAAAAACTGGTGAGCGGATTTATAAACTATAAATTGATAGAAAATGAAAAATTCAGAACAATTATATAAAGCTCTATCCGAAAGAATTTTAATTCTTGATGGTGCAATGGGAACTATGCTTCAGAGATACAAATTTGAAGAAGAAGATTACCGCGGCGAGCGTTTCAAGGATTGGGAACATCCGGTGAAAGGAAATAATGACCTGCTTTCTCTGACACAGCCTCAGGCTATTGAAGAAGTTCATAAGAAATACCTGGAAGCAGGAGCTGACATCATTGAAACCAATACATTCTCAGGAACTACCATTGCGATGGCAGATTATCACATGGAAGAATTGGTATATGACCTGAACTATGAGTCGGCAAAAATTGCCAGAAAAGCCTGTGATGAATACACTGCAAAAAATCCTGACAAGCCGAGATTTGTAGCAGGATCTATCGGACCCACGAACAGAACGGCAAGTTTAAGTCCGGACGTTAATGATCCAGGATACAGAGCCATCACTTTCGAAGAATTGAGAGTGGCTTACAAACAGCAGTGTGAAGCTTTGCTGGATGGTGGTTCAGATATTCTGTTGGTAGAAACCATCTTTGATACCCTGAATGCAAAAGCAGCCTTGTTTGCTATTGACGAACTACAGGATGAAAGAGGAATTAAAATTCCAATCATGGTGTCAGGAACCATTACCGATGCTTCCGGAAGAACATTGAGCGGGCAGACCGCAGAAGCTTTTCTGATCTCAGTTTCCCATCTGAATTTATTAAGTGTAGGCTTTAACTGTGCATTGGGAGCAGATCAGCTGACTCCTTACCTTGAAACGCTGGCTCATAATTCAGAATTCTACGTTTCAGCATATCCGAATGCCGGTTTACCCAATGCTTTCGGAAAATATGATGAGACTCCGGAAGATATGGCAAGACAGATTAAAGAATATGTGGAAAAAGGATTAATCAATATAATCGGAGGATGTTGCGGGACTACACCTGAGCATATTAAAGCGATTGCGGACCTGGTAGAACAATATCCACCAAGGAAATTGAAGGAATTTGTGTGATTTGATAGATTTTTTTAATTAAAATCAAGAATGAAGGCTAAATTATAAATAGTAACTTTATGTAAACCACAAAGTTAAATATAATGGAAAAGCCAATTTATTTAAAAGATTCGGAAGATATCAGATTATTTAATGAGCTGAGAAAGAAAGTAAACCAGAGAGTGGAAGCCATTTCTGAGAACAGAGATATTTACATTCAGATCAAAGCGGTTGTGCTGCCACTGATCTATATCGGGTTGTATTTCCTGGCTCTTTTGAATGCCGAAAAGCATTGGATCTATATTCTGAGTTTTGTTTTAATGGGAATTTTTTTGGTTTTAATTTATTTAAACTTAATTCATGAAGCCGCTCATAATAATATCTATAAAACTAAAAGACTGAATACGCTGGTTCTTCACATTTTTGATTTTATAGGAGCTAATTCCTACATCTGGAAAAAAAGACATATCGCAAGCCACCATGCTTATCCTAATGTGGATGGATGGGATACAGATATTGAACAGAGCGGGTTGCTTTTAATTGTGCCATGGATCAAAGCAAAAGGAGTACAGAAATATCAGGATAAGTTTTTCTTTTTAGTCTATCCGTTGTATTTATTCAATTGGATGTTTATAAGAGACTTCAGGGACTTCTTTGACAAGGAAAGAGTGATTTTAAAGACCCAGGGAAAGATTCCCACCATTGAAAAAGTAAAAATGATCAGTTACAAACTGTTCTATTTCTTTTATCAGATTGTGGTTCCCGTGATGTTATTTAAAATATCAATAGGATTGGCTTTAGGAGCGTGGTTTTTACAGGTGATTTCAGCAAGTATTTTTGCATTGTTTGTTTTACTGCCTTTGCATCCGCTTCCTGATAATGCCTTTCCAAAATTAAATAAAGAAAATGGTCTCCCGTTTAGCTGGCTTCGTCACCAGTTTGAAGTGACCAATGATTTAAAAGAAAATAACTGGTGGGTAAGAAATGTGTTGGGAAATTTTAATTTTCATGTAGCCCATCATCTGTTCCCGAATTACAGTTATATGTATTATAACGAGATCACAGAGGAGATTGAGGAATTTGCTAAAGAACATGATTTAGCTTACAAAAGGTTTCCCCTGATTACAGCTTTAAGCAAGCACAGGGATTTATTGAGGCAGAATGCCCATAATGCCTACTATATTTTAGAAGAATAAAATGAAATATTTAAGATTATCAGGCCTCGAGCCTCTTATCATAACGCCGGAAAGTAATTTCATCAATGTTGGTGAAAGGACCAATGTTGCCGGATCCAAAAAATTTTTAAGACTCATTAAAGAGGAGAAATTCTCTGAAGCATTAGATATTGCCCGCCATCAGGTAGAAGGAGGTGCACAGATTTTGGATGTCAACTTCGATGATGGATTGATTGATGGAAAAGCATCCATGATCAAATTCCTGAACCTCATTGCTTCAGAACCGGATATCGCAAGAATTCCAATCATGGTAGACTCTTCCAAATGGGAAATTCTGGAGGCAGGTCTTCAGGTTGCTCAGGGAAAATGTGTAGTGAATTCTATCAGTTTAAAAGAAGGAGAGACAGAATTTATCAAACATGCCAAAGCCATTAAAAGATACGGTGCAGCAGTAATTGTAATGGCATTTGATGAGGTAGGGCAGGCAGACAGTTTTGAACGAAGAATTGAAATCTCAAAACGTTCTTATGATATTCTGGTGAACCAGATTGGCTTCCCGGCAGAAGATATCATTTTCGACTTAAATATCTTTCCGGTAGCAACAGGAATGGATGAGCACAGAAGAAACGCCATCGACTTTATTGAAGCTACGCGCTGGGTAAGACAAAATCTTCCCTATGCATCCGTAAGTGGAGGAGTAAGCAATGTATCTTTTTCTTTCCGTGGAAATGATACGGTGAGAGAAGCCATGCATTCTGTATTCCTTTACCATGCCATCCAGGCAGGAATGAATATTGGTATTGTAAACCCGGCAATGCTGGAGGTGTATGATGAAATCAATAAAGAACTTCTGGAGCTTGTAGAAGATGTAATTCTGGATAAAAGAGAAGATGCTACAGAAAGACTTCTCGATTATTCAGAAAAACACAAATCTGTAAAAAAAGAAAAGACCGAAGACTTAGAATGGAGAAATAATCCATTACAGGAAAGAATTACTTATGCCCTGGTAAAAGGTATTGACCGTTTTATTGAAGAAGATGTAGAAGAAGCAAGACAATTGGCTGCAAGACCGCTTCATGTCATAGAAATCAATCTGATGACCGGAATGGGAGTGGTGGGAGATTTATTCGGAAGTGGAAAAATGTTCTTACCACAGGTTGTAAAGTCTGCAAGGGTAATGAAAAAAGCCGTGGCTTATTTACAGCCTTTCATTGAAGCTGAAAAAGACGGAGCAAAACCTGCCAACGGAAAAATATTAATGGCAACTGTAAAAGGAGACGTTCATGATATCGGTAAAAATATTGTGAGTGTCGTTTTAGGTTGTAACAATTATGAAATCGTTGACCTTGGAGTAATGGTTCCGGCTGAAAAGATTATTCAGACTGCTATTGAAGAAAAAGTAGACGTTATCGGACTGAGCGGACTGATTACCCCAAGTTTGGATGAAATGGTATACATCGCTTCAGAATTAGAAAGACAAAATTTAGATTTTCCGTTATTGATCGGTGGTGCTACAACGTCCAAAGCACATACTGCAGTGAAAATCGATTTAAAATATAAAAATGCTGTCGTTCACGTGAATGATGCATCAAGAGCTGTAAACGTAGTAAGTTCATTATTGGGTGACAGAAATAAAGAATATGTTTCGGATTTAAAGAATGACTATTCCGATTTCAGGGAAAAGTTTCTGAACAGACAGGTGGACAAAGATTATGTTTCTATTGAAGAAGCAAGAGAAAATCATTTTAAAATTGATTGGGAAAACGAAGATATTTTCACTCCGAATACGATAGGAATAAAAGTGATCGAAAATCAGGACCTGAGAGAACTTCTTCCTTTTATCGACTGGTCGCCGTTTTTCAGAAGCTGGGATCTTCACGGAAAATATCCGAATATCCTGGAAGATGAGGTCGTAGGCGTTCAGGCGAAAGAATTATTCAAAGATGCCCAGGTGATTCTAAAGAGAATTCTGGATGAAAAGCTTTTAACAGCAAAAGCCATTTTCGGAATTTTTAAAGCCAACTCCAATGAATCCGATGATATTTTGATTTTTGATGAAAATAATAATGAGCAGGCTAAATTTTTAACCCTAAGACAGCAGGCTCAGAGATCAAAAGGAAAAGACTATCTGGCGCTAAGTGATTTCATCGCTCCTCAAAGTTCAGGAAAAACGGATTATATGGGTGCATTCTGTGTAACCACCGGATTTGGTACCGATGAACTGTCTACTGAATATGAAAAAGCCAACGATGATTACAATTCTATCATGGTGAAAGCTCTGGCAGACCGTTTTGCAGAAGCCTATGCTGAATTTTTACATAAAAAAGTAAGAACGGAGTACTGGGGATATGCCAATCAGGAAAGTTTAAGCAACGAAGAATTGATTGCCGAAAAATACAAAGGAATCCGTCCGGCTCCGGGATATCCGGCTTGCCCTGACCACCTGGAAAAGAAAACCATCTGGGATCTTTTAAAAGTAGAAGAAAATACAGGCGTTTTCCTTACAGAAAGCCTTGCCATGTTCCCAACAGCATCCGTTTCCGGATATTATTTCGGAAGCCCGCACGCCAAATATTTCGGATTAGGAAAAATTACAGAAGACCAGCTTAAAGATTATGCAGCAAGAAGAAGCTGTAGCATCCAGGAAGCGAGAAAATGGTTGTCGCCAAATTTAGCAGATTAACATTGACATGAAGATAACAGAACACATTAAAAACGCAAATGGAAAAACTTTATTCTCCTTAGAAGTTGTTCCGCCACAGAAAGGAATCGGGATTGAAGATCTCTATACCAATATAGATCCGTTGATGGAATTCAAACCGCCTTTCATTGACGTTACCACATCCAGAGAAGAATATATCTACCTGGACAAAGGAAACGGCCTGATGGAACGCCGTATTACAAGAATGCGTCCGGGAACATTAGGAATCTGTGCGGCTATTCAGCATAAATACAATGTAGATACAGTGCCCCATCTGCTTTGTGGAGGGTTCACAAAAGAAGAAACAGAATATCTGTTGGTAGACTGTATGTATCTGGGGATAGACAATGTAATGGCTTTAAGGGGAGATGCTATGAAAGGACATCAATATTTTGAACCTACTCATGGCGGGCATGCAAGTGCTATGGATCTGGTAAATCAGATTAACAACCTTGGAAGAGGAAAATATCTTCATAATGAAGAACAGGTTTGTGATGAATTGAATAAATTCTGTATCGGAGTTGCCGGATATCCTGAAAAACATATGGAAGCCCCTTCCATGAATTATGACCTGAAATGGCTGAAGCAAAAAGTAGATGCCGGAGCAGATTATATCGTTACCCAAATGTTTTTTGACAATAAAAAGTACATTGAATTCGTTCAGAAAGCAAGAGAAATGGGAATTACCGTTCCGATTATTCCGGGGATCAAACCTATTGCCACCAAGAAACATCTGAAAATCCTGCCACAGGTATTCAAAATAGACCTTCCTGAAGAGCTGATTAGTGAAGTGGAAAATGCAAAAAATAATGAAGCCGTAAAGCAGATCGGAATAGAATGGTCGATTGCCCAATGCAAAGAACTGCTGGATTTCGGAGTTCCTGTTTTGCATTTCTACTCAATGGGTAAAAGCGATAACATAAAAAAAGTAGCCGGTGAGCTATTCTAATAAAAGTACCAAAATGAAGGAACCCTGCTGTAAAAGGCAGGGTTTTTATTTTAATAAGAATCTGATACAGAACATAAGATGGAGTAAGAAAACCGTAGGCTATACATCCGCTTAGAAAGAATCAATAAAGTTGATTCAACCTTTGCTCCCTCAAATATAACAATCGCAAATAAAAACTTTGTGTCAAATAGCTTACAGTATTTAAAAAAAGCAAACTGAACTTTTAGTTAATAAACACACTTCAATAAATCCCATCTTCCTTACCCTAAAGAATCTCATGTCTCTCAAATTCCTTATTCCTGTCAAACAAATATCGATAAGTAGCCAGTTTTCGGGTAACAGTTGTATCAAGAGCTTCAGCAATCTTAATCATTTTTGGATTAAAATCACCAATCCACTGCAGTTCTGTAATCGTAAAATCTGTATGCTTTCTCAAATGTTGAGTTCCTTCCCAGATCATATACCCGTCAATGCCTTTCTTCTGCCATTCCGGTACAACACCAAAAACAAGCCCCACCATTTTCTCATTCTTTTTAAATCGTT
This sequence is a window from Chryseobacterium culicis. Protein-coding genes within it:
- the metF gene encoding methylenetetrahydrofolate reductase [NAD(P)H], giving the protein MKITEHIKNANGKTLFSLEVVPPQKGIGIEDLYTNIDPLMEFKPPFIDVTTSREEYIYLDKGNGLMERRITRMRPGTLGICAAIQHKYNVDTVPHLLCGGFTKEETEYLLVDCMYLGIDNVMALRGDAMKGHQYFEPTHGGHASAMDLVNQINNLGRGKYLHNEEQVCDELNKFCIGVAGYPEKHMEAPSMNYDLKWLKQKVDAGADYIVTQMFFDNKKYIEFVQKAREMGITVPIIPGIKPIATKKHLKILPQVFKIDLPEELISEVENAKNNEAVKQIGIEWSIAQCKELLDFGVPVLHFYSMGKSDNIKKVAGELF
- a CDS encoding homocysteine S-methyltransferase family protein, with product MKNSEQLYKALSERILILDGAMGTMLQRYKFEEEDYRGERFKDWEHPVKGNNDLLSLTQPQAIEEVHKKYLEAGADIIETNTFSGTTIAMADYHMEELVYDLNYESAKIARKACDEYTAKNPDKPRFVAGSIGPTNRTASLSPDVNDPGYRAITFEELRVAYKQQCEALLDGGSDILLVETIFDTLNAKAALFAIDELQDERGIKIPIMVSGTITDASGRTLSGQTAEAFLISVSHLNLLSVGFNCALGADQLTPYLETLAHNSEFYVSAYPNAGLPNAFGKYDETPEDMARQIKEYVEKGLINIIGGCCGTTPEHIKAIADLVEQYPPRKLKEFV
- a CDS encoding O-succinylhomoserine sulfhydrylase; amino-acid sequence: MENFETSAIRTQTERSQFDEHSTPLYLTSSFIFQDAEDMRASFAEEKPKNLYSRFSNPNVTEFTDKIAKMEGAEAGYAFATGMAAIYSTFAALLNAGDHIVSCQSVFGSTHTLFTKYFPKWNIETTYFKAGDAENVEQYIKPNTKILYLETPTNPAIEILDLEFFGQIAKKHNLIFIVDNCFATPYLQQPIKYGADIVVHSATKLIDGQGRVLGGIAVGKEDLIREIYLFARNTGPALSPFNAWVLSKSLETLSIRVEKHCENALKVAEFLESHPNVELVKYPFLKSHPSYEVAKKQMKLGGNIVAFEIKGGIEGGRNFLDKIQMCSLSANLGDTRTIVTHPASTTHSKLSDEERNEVGITAGLVRCSVGLENVEDIIADLKQALD
- a CDS encoding four helix bundle protein, encoding MDRDYTELVIWREGRQLVNLAYILTANFPKEELLALTSHIRRMVTSVSFNITEGSRRQASEDTLQCLHTAGKSLYKLETQFHLALDQHYISKEDFEIINKKILLCKKLVSGFINYKLIENEKFRTII
- a CDS encoding fatty acid desaturase family protein — its product is MEKPIYLKDSEDIRLFNELRKKVNQRVEAISENRDIYIQIKAVVLPLIYIGLYFLALLNAEKHWIYILSFVLMGIFLVLIYLNLIHEAAHNNIYKTKRLNTLVLHIFDFIGANSYIWKKRHIASHHAYPNVDGWDTDIEQSGLLLIVPWIKAKGVQKYQDKFFFLVYPLYLFNWMFIRDFRDFFDKERVILKTQGKIPTIEKVKMISYKLFYFFYQIVVPVMLFKISIGLALGAWFLQVISASIFALFVLLPLHPLPDNAFPKLNKENGLPFSWLRHQFEVTNDLKENNWWVRNVLGNFNFHVAHHLFPNYSYMYYNEITEEIEEFAKEHDLAYKRFPLITALSKHRDLLRQNAHNAYYILEE
- a CDS encoding ACT domain-containing protein; amino-acid sequence: MKNANEIKFLKNRSIVKFEGEDFLGEIGIDGRIFKALTLARISVGVISQQAIENGISILVHENDAEKAVACLIDEFETERKSGKVSQIYSINNVSVIGFVAEDFNKVFAELARNNVFPLLLNQVAGENRVNIVVTSSQDEKTRNIIESEIFKKPKTVHLAIIGHGNVGKTLIEQVLESAEEIKKRKKIDLKVVAVANSKKIAFNKKGFDANWGDEVLAAEHPSNVEELINFSNENQLENLIVVDNTASKDFVKNYHALAENGFDLVSSNKIFNTLPIEEYRKLRYTLSKNNRRYLYETNVGAGLPLIDTIKLLHLSGENITRIKGVFSGTLSYVFNNFSLRDDKFSTIINEALEKGYTEPDPREDLSGNDVARKLLILARELDLINEFGDINIQNLVPESLLEVSKSEFLSRLDELDEEYQKIKENQEPGHVLRYVGDLHGDLQKDKGELDVKLISVPATSALGQLKGSDSIFEIYTESYGENPIVIMGAGAGAQVTARGVFGDILRVSETK
- the metH gene encoding methionine synthase; translation: MKYLRLSGLEPLIITPESNFINVGERTNVAGSKKFLRLIKEEKFSEALDIARHQVEGGAQILDVNFDDGLIDGKASMIKFLNLIASEPDIARIPIMVDSSKWEILEAGLQVAQGKCVVNSISLKEGETEFIKHAKAIKRYGAAVIVMAFDEVGQADSFERRIEISKRSYDILVNQIGFPAEDIIFDLNIFPVATGMDEHRRNAIDFIEATRWVRQNLPYASVSGGVSNVSFSFRGNDTVREAMHSVFLYHAIQAGMNIGIVNPAMLEVYDEINKELLELVEDVILDKREDATERLLDYSEKHKSVKKEKTEDLEWRNNPLQERITYALVKGIDRFIEEDVEEARQLAARPLHVIEINLMTGMGVVGDLFGSGKMFLPQVVKSARVMKKAVAYLQPFIEAEKDGAKPANGKILMATVKGDVHDIGKNIVSVVLGCNNYEIVDLGVMVPAEKIIQTAIEEKVDVIGLSGLITPSLDEMVYIASELERQNLDFPLLIGGATTSKAHTAVKIDLKYKNAVVHVNDASRAVNVVSSLLGDRNKEYVSDLKNDYSDFREKFLNRQVDKDYVSIEEARENHFKIDWENEDIFTPNTIGIKVIENQDLRELLPFIDWSPFFRSWDLHGKYPNILEDEVVGVQAKELFKDAQVILKRILDEKLLTAKAIFGIFKANSNESDDILIFDENNNEQAKFLTLRQQAQRSKGKDYLALSDFIAPQSSGKTDYMGAFCVTTGFGTDELSTEYEKANDDYNSIMVKALADRFAEAYAEFLHKKVRTEYWGYANQESLSNEELIAEKYKGIRPAPGYPACPDHLEKKTIWDLLKVEENTGVFLTESLAMFPTASVSGYYFGSPHAKYFGLGKITEDQLKDYAARRSCSIQEARKWLSPNLAD